One window of the Triticum dicoccoides isolate Atlit2015 ecotype Zavitan chromosome 3B, WEW_v2.0, whole genome shotgun sequence genome contains the following:
- the LOC119282624 gene encoding protein H2A.5-like, with protein MAGRKGVARKKAVTRSVRAGLQFPVGRIGRYLKKGRYTQRVGSGAPVYLATVLKYLATGKEPKKKAAATKSPKKKAAATN; from the coding sequence ATGGCCGGCAGGAagggcgtcgcgaggaagaaggCGGTCACCCGCTCCGTCAGGGCCGGGCTCCAGTTCCCCGTCGGCCGCATCGGGCGCTACCTGAAGAAGGGCCGCTACACGCAGCGCGTCGGCTCCGGCGCCCCTGTCTACCTCGCCACCGTCCTCAAGTACCTCGCCACCGGGAAGGAGCCCAAGAAGAAGGCCGCTGCTACCAAGTCCCCCAAGAAGAAGGCCGCAGCCACAAATTAA